The Erinaceus europaeus chromosome 13, mEriEur2.1, whole genome shotgun sequence genome segment ggaccaccataaaccacaatcaaacagtggtctggtaaaaacaagatcaaaaacaTTCATAGCACCCCAGCACTCAACACACACCCCATAAATAAAAGCTTGTTAAGGTATCAACTAGTCCATCAAGAGGGGTGGGGCATTCCAGCTTTGAACTTTCATGctgccctaccccccccccccaaatatccagATAATTCTACGTCCTCTCTCCTAAGGCTGGATTTAGGAGCTAAAGAAGGAAACCCTCTCTACCTATACAAATAATGATTAAATGTTGTCACTAGCAGTGTCCCCACAGGAGTGGGATTGCATCAGCCCTAGTAAGAACATCACTCTCTGGGGCAGACAGCAAAGACACCAAGGAGAGTTGCCTCAcctattcctctctcaattcaaGATTTAGCTAGGCCTCCTTACCATTTTCTATGTTACACTGTAACTTCTTGCAGCAGTGAAGATAGTACACAGATCTGCTTGAGAGTAAATAATACCTAACATTGTACCTTGAGAGATAATCCTAACAGACAGCTCAGGCAATTATGCTGCAAGGTTACTCAGAATCTGGGAGTCCCCAGAGGCAACAGGACTTGGTTTCAAGCATCAAGGGGCAGACCTGAAATAGATTCTGCTAGCCAAGCCCCAGCAGTCTCTAACTCTCAGCACTTGATACAGGGATGCATCTGAGAAGTGCCAGATTCCTTCAGCTCACCACACCCCTCTAATAAGTCTGAATAGCAGAATCCAAAAAGCTCTTTACTTTTATCCCTTGAACATGCCCACCAACCCCCTCTAGACCCCATGGTGGTTATGGCTTGCCTCCAAGGAAAGGGTGCCATCCTCTTCTGAGAAGGATAAGGAGCTCTTTTCAGGCTCTGTCTCTTTTGGCTGGATCCCACGTAAGTGTGGCCCATCGCTGCCATAGCCAGAGGAGGAGGGCAAAATGCTCACGGTCATGCCAGTGACGGAGAGATCACTCTGAGAATTAGGCAGACGGGAACCCTCAGGGAGGGTTTGACCCATGTGGGCAGGTTCCAGGTGCCTGTGGCCTCTTGACTGGCCCAGTAGTGATGAAGACACAGAACATTCTGTAATCCAAGAACCTGCCTGAGAGGCACTTAAAATACCCTTGCTTTCTTTCCCAACACTCCAGCCTTCTAAAAGTTGATTTTGGCTTCTTATGTTCGTGGGGTAGTTTGCCCTGGGGAAGATGCCACTCCGACAGCCAAGCTGAGTGGCTCCATTCTTCACTGCAGTCTCTCCCTGCAAAGGCAGCAGCACAGCTCTGCTGCTGCAGGATGCTGTCCTCGGAAATTCCACCAGTTGGCTTACTGACTTCTCACAGTTCCTTTCTGCTGGGTTATCAAGCAGGTGAGCGATGACAGTTGTTCCCTCTTCCAGGGAATCCCAGACCCCTCCAGCAACTGATGACTCATTCTCCAACAAAAGGTGAGCCCTCTGGATCTTCCCTTGGAATCTCTCCTTCACCTGAACGATCATTCCCTGATCTCCTACCCCCCGCTTGGGGGCCGAGTCTCCCGGCAGTAAAATGTCTGGGGGAGGGTGCTCTGCCCCTCCCACTCCTTCTTCCTTCCGAAGACTCACTGTTAACTTCCTTAGGGCTTCAGTCTCTTCAGTGACTCCGGTTCCTTCCGAGGGCTCATCATGAGATGCCTCCGGAGTAAGGGTTTTCTTCCCCCTCCACTTCCTTTTGAACCGAACCCTTTTCTTAGGAGATATGGGAGCCTTCTCGGGAATAGCTATAGGATCTTTTGGCTCCTTAACACAGCCCAGAGAATTTCCCATCTCTTTCCTATCCTAATCTCAGCAAAAACACCGCTAAACCAGTCCTGTGATGACAGAGAAATCCCAACCTTGACTTCATTGGATTAGATGTACGCTTGAAAACATGTACTACGCTGGCAAGCCCTCcaattctttctccctccctccccgcctttctgtctcttctagCCGCTGCTGCCGATTCAGACAGCCATCTTACAGGCTCAGAGCTGCAACAAGACAAATTCAAAGCATCTCACTGCAGTTCAGAAATCACTTGACCTAAAAGCAGACAGAAACCCAATTGGCTGCTGCTTCCTCTCTCCAAATATGAGGTAATTGGAGCACTGCCCTCAGTAACACAAACAGAAAGCAAAAAGGAGCTGGAAaccaggggaggggagaaactaggaagggggaggagaggggaggaggggaggaggaggagagaactgTAAGAGTAAATGGAAATGGGAGGGGAATAGAAGAGAGGGGCTGGGctccagaaggaaaagaaaagaaaggaagaggagaaagaaagaaaagcaaaccaGCTCTGTCAATATCAACTAACCAAAGAGCCACTATGAACCAGGGCAAGGGATGCTGCAATTATGGCCCCTAAACTCTGAAAGGAGACATATTTCAATTGTTGCACCAAGAAGTCCAAAAGAAAATATCAGACAACACATATTTTTTCACATCAGAAACAATGACATTATTTTAATCTTAATTAAAATAGAATCTTTacctttgaggaaaaaaaaaaatcaggcctaGCCTCCAGTACTAtttattcccttcctctcctcaggCCCCCTTAGAAAAAGAGAATGAGggagtagcgcggtgggttaagcgcacatggcttcaagtgcaagaaccagcccccggctccccacctgcaggggagtcccttcacaagtggtgaagcaggtctgcaggtgtctgtctctctttctctcctcctttctgtcttcctctgctctcaccatttctctctgtcctatccaacaacaacaacaataactacaacaataaaacaacaagggcaacaaaagggaatcaatatttaaaaaaaagaaaaagagaatgataTGTTAATTCTGCTGGCCAATGACACAGAGGGAAAAATCTAGGAACTGGCTTTAATCATCATATATAGAAAGTAGCTCAAAGGGACACTACTTCCAAATACAGCAGCATTTCTGCTGAATAATATTTGATGAAAATGTTCAGCAGTAATTATTGATACTGCTGCTAACTAGACCTTTTAAAAGCCCTTTATTACTTATCAACCACTGTGCTGAACTATGGGTTATCTCCCTTAATCCTCACAGTAATTGTGAGGACAAAACTAATTCTCCGTTTTACAGGTAAAgaaaattttacattttatagaTTTGAAAAAGTTGTATAATTTTCTTAATGGTACACAGCTGTTTAGTGGTAAAGTCAGAACATGTTTAAGCCTTTCAACTTCATCTCCATGTTGTATTACTCTC includes the following:
- the LOC132542901 gene encoding uncharacterized protein LOC132542901, producing the protein MGNSLGCVKEPKDPIAIPEKAPISPKKRVRFKRKWRGKKTLTPEASHDEPSEGTGVTEETEALRKLTVSLRKEEGVGGAEHPPPDILLPGDSAPKRGVGDQGMIVQVKERFQGKIQRAHLLLENESSVAGGVWDSLEEGTTVIAHLLDNPAERNCEKSVSQLVEFPRTASCSSRAVLLPLQGETAVKNGATQLGCRSGIFPRANYPTNIRSQNQLLEGWSVGKESKGILSASQAGSWITECSVSSSLLGQSRGHRHLEPAHMGQTLPEGSRLPNSQSDLSVTGMTVSILPSSSGYGSDGPHLRGIQPKETEPEKSSLSFSEEDGTLSLEASHNHHGV